A portion of the Leptospira noumeaensis genome contains these proteins:
- a CDS encoding Gldg family protein, whose amino-acid sequence MFLTADRILPFISLLSLFAYFLFDGMVVDPKRRIIFLGVIFLFLAFDTIIRAFSKGLRKEDQNRYIAAGFGIGAFLLSVLRDFLDLKPVAGFNEEVSAIPKVREFLLLCVVLLSIVFLLQVVLLEIGKSSLEAQSNLAKSKNSLLQNAVLGFLFVLPIIVAVNYFAIKRNYNFDLSSQGKFSLSQISRNLIKPITKDITITAFYPRPLEADGPANGDKLAAFALTRVRPDIEILLDQIKAENSHITVQFINADVEVDLLKEFGQVSNGTIFVRSQKQSLLTSGTPFAEERVIAKETKDLEDLERKLVGALLNVTTEQKKVYFTVSNGERYGMSFKALPNEQVNRFVSSLQFLNFKVAELGFAQGWPSKLPEDAEMLVVLGPTVPFSKEAKDEITKFVLEKNGKLLITMEPKGNEDFGWLLTTAGLKFKSTQLIEREEKPGFVVAKRFPDNRLTDLLQKKDMGILFPYSGYLETDATIPSPYVFKSETLLESGFEAYTDENKNGKLDPNEKRESKILSVVLTPMSLVSEKSGKIILHTGTSWITDQFIPYAMNSQFSTVSITGLFQDTAVAEIPLKKEELDTISLSDNQKLVAWVIGVFLFPGFILAAGSYFVYVRRKSSMIEV is encoded by the coding sequence ATGTTTTTAACTGCAGATAGAATTTTACCGTTTATTAGTTTACTTTCACTTTTCGCCTATTTCTTGTTTGATGGGATGGTTGTGGATCCCAAAAGAAGAATTATTTTCCTTGGCGTTATCTTTTTATTTTTAGCTTTTGATACCATCATTCGAGCCTTCTCTAAAGGTTTGCGTAAAGAAGACCAAAACCGCTATATCGCTGCCGGATTTGGGATTGGTGCCTTTTTGTTGTCTGTTTTACGTGATTTTTTAGATCTAAAACCGGTAGCTGGATTCAATGAAGAAGTCAGTGCCATTCCAAAGGTAAGAGAATTTCTTTTACTTTGCGTAGTCCTTCTTTCGATCGTATTTTTACTCCAAGTGGTTTTACTTGAAATTGGAAAATCATCCTTAGAAGCACAAAGTAATTTAGCAAAATCCAAAAATTCCCTACTACAAAATGCAGTTCTTGGATTTTTGTTTGTTCTTCCAATCATCGTTGCTGTTAACTATTTTGCTATCAAACGTAACTATAACTTTGATTTGAGTAGCCAGGGTAAATTTTCTCTTTCTCAAATTTCCCGAAATCTTATCAAACCAATCACAAAAGATATTACGATCACTGCATTTTATCCTCGTCCTTTGGAAGCGGATGGGCCAGCAAACGGAGATAAGTTGGCTGCATTTGCTCTCACTCGAGTTCGTCCGGATATTGAAATCCTTTTGGATCAAATCAAAGCAGAAAATTCACATATAACCGTTCAGTTTATCAATGCGGATGTAGAAGTTGATTTGTTAAAAGAGTTTGGACAGGTTTCTAATGGAACTATTTTTGTCCGTTCCCAGAAACAATCTTTACTCACATCGGGGACTCCTTTTGCAGAAGAAAGGGTAATTGCCAAAGAAACTAAAGATTTGGAAGACTTGGAACGTAAGTTAGTTGGCGCCCTTCTAAATGTCACTACGGAACAGAAAAAAGTATATTTTACCGTTTCCAATGGAGAAAGGTATGGAATGTCCTTTAAGGCACTTCCCAATGAACAAGTAAACCGGTTTGTTTCTTCTTTACAATTTTTAAATTTTAAAGTAGCGGAACTTGGATTTGCACAAGGTTGGCCTTCCAAATTGCCAGAAGATGCAGAAATGTTAGTGGTTCTTGGGCCTACTGTTCCATTTTCCAAAGAAGCAAAAGACGAAATTACTAAATTTGTTTTGGAAAAAAATGGCAAACTTCTCATCACCATGGAACCGAAAGGAAACGAAGATTTCGGGTGGTTACTGACAACGGCTGGCCTGAAATTCAAATCTACTCAGCTCATTGAAAGAGAAGAAAAACCGGGGTTTGTTGTGGCTAAACGTTTTCCAGACAACAGGCTCACTGATTTACTTCAGAAAAAAGATATGGGAATTCTTTTTCCTTACAGTGGTTATTTGGAAACAGATGCTACCATTCCATCTCCCTATGTTTTTAAATCAGAAACTTTGTTAGAATCTGGATTCGAAGCTTATACAGATGAAAATAAAAATGGAAAACTAGATCCTAACGAAAAACGTGAAAGTAAAATTCTTTCCGTTGTTTTAACACCCATGTCACTTGTGAGTGAAAAATCAGGAAAAATTATTTTACATACTGGTACTTCTTGGATTACTGATCAGTTCATTCCGTACGCGATGAACTCTCAGTTTTCCACTGTGTCCATCACAGGTTTATTCCAAGACACTGCTGTTGCAGAAATTCCACTTAAAAAAGAAGAACTTGATACCATTTCCCTTTCCGACAATCAAAAGTTAGTTGCATGGGTGATTGGAGTGTTTTTGTTCCCTGGATTCATTCTGGCAGCGGGATCCTACTTTGTCTATGTTCGCCGAAAAAGTTCTATGATTGAAGTATGA
- a CDS encoding PAS domain-containing sensor histidine kinase: MNEFLEKIKGFFKDEDSFFDAKQLLQQNWHKFVPQYFDKILETRANAVFVLDKNLNYTYVNTSAERMVEKSASQMLGQNIWDLFPNLDETDFGKQLSNAIKNREPFRSDEFFLQSKGWFATQVFPQENFTILIATEITSEKNAKDDYSQVLNKNKAILNSLPDKLYGIRKDGSVIDHKEFPDFKGWDSLHEGKEVRITRIENLFPTKKLIEIESILEQVLETGGTKTYEYSIEDYDGKKYFEARFTKTGEDDVLTIVRNITERKKAEALKNEFISLVSHELRTPLTSIKGSIDLLLAGVAGELSNQTKSLLNICRKNTQRLVRFVTDLLDIEALDSGNINFKFRTYRLEEILQSSVDGMRTFAEQYHVLLNYDQNFPSTSVFVDEDRLNHCITNLISNAVKYTPKFSEVYITVVPSDTHAQILIKDNGPGIDPNFAPRLFHRFAQGAPPKDKLVGGSGLGLSITKGFVEAMKGKIFFTSDDKGTVFTIEFPIIKPGFIPSGYNQ; the protein is encoded by the coding sequence ATGAATGAATTTCTGGAAAAAATCAAAGGCTTTTTCAAGGATGAAGATAGCTTTTTTGATGCAAAGCAACTTCTGCAACAGAATTGGCACAAATTTGTCCCCCAATACTTCGACAAAATCCTGGAAACTCGTGCAAATGCCGTATTTGTCTTAGATAAGAACCTAAATTATACCTACGTGAACACTTCGGCAGAACGTATGGTGGAAAAATCCGCCAGTCAGATGTTAGGGCAAAACATCTGGGATCTGTTTCCGAACCTGGACGAAACCGATTTTGGCAAACAATTATCAAATGCGATTAAAAATAGAGAACCATTTCGGTCAGATGAGTTCTTTTTGCAATCGAAAGGATGGTTTGCGACTCAAGTTTTTCCACAGGAAAATTTTACCATCCTCATTGCGACAGAAATTACTTCTGAAAAAAATGCTAAGGATGATTACAGCCAAGTCCTCAATAAAAACAAAGCCATCTTAAATTCTCTTCCTGATAAACTGTATGGAATCCGTAAAGATGGATCTGTAATTGATCACAAAGAATTTCCCGATTTTAAAGGTTGGGATTCGCTTCACGAAGGTAAAGAAGTTAGGATCACAAGAATTGAAAATCTATTTCCAACCAAAAAACTCATCGAAATTGAATCCATCTTAGAACAAGTTTTAGAAACTGGTGGAACCAAAACTTATGAATATTCCATTGAAGACTACGATGGAAAAAAATATTTTGAGGCCCGATTTACAAAAACTGGCGAAGATGATGTTCTCACCATCGTCAGGAACATCACTGAACGAAAAAAAGCAGAAGCCTTAAAAAACGAATTTATCAGTTTAGTAAGCCATGAATTACGCACTCCTTTAACATCCATTAAAGGATCCATCGATTTATTACTTGCTGGTGTTGCCGGGGAACTCTCCAACCAAACCAAATCTCTTCTCAATATCTGTAGGAAAAATACACAAAGATTAGTGCGTTTTGTAACAGACTTATTGGATATAGAAGCTTTAGATTCAGGAAATATTAATTTCAAATTCAGAACCTATCGTTTAGAAGAAATCCTTCAAAGTTCTGTCGATGGAATGAGAACCTTTGCCGAACAATACCATGTTTTATTAAACTATGATCAAAACTTTCCATCCACATCTGTTTTTGTAGATGAAGATAGGTTAAATCATTGTATTACAAATCTAATTTCCAATGCAGTGAAGTACACTCCCAAGTTTTCGGAAGTGTACATTACGGTAGTTCCTTCAGACACTCATGCACAAATATTAATCAAAGACAATGGCCCAGGAATTGATCCGAATTTTGCTCCAAGATTGTTTCATAGATTTGCACAAGGAGCGCCACCGAAAGATAAATTAGTTGGTGGTTCAGGACTTGGACTTTCTATCACCAAAGGATTTGTCGAAGCAATGAAAGGAAAAATATTTTTCACTTCTGATGACAAAGGAACTGTTTTTACTATCGAATTTCCAATCATAAAACCTGGATTCATTCCTTCTGGATACAATCAATGA
- a CDS encoding ABC transporter permease: MNWQTAVWIYKKELRLFFGTYMGPLVLGGTAFLNALFVMILNFNGTANYEIATYITFISFMTTILIAMVIISMGSIVEERNKGTLELLFTSPVTDLEIVFGKFLFGVTVCGIITVFINGLFPLLLYSFWKAPFYMVASGSVGVFLLGVFTFTIGMFGSSLGKNQMISLLISVLIILTLWVVGYFSHLFQATTRKVLFHLHIFSHFAAFAKGVVPLTGIVFFLSGTFLFLYLTVKVLESRRWRG, encoded by the coding sequence ATGAACTGGCAAACGGCTGTTTGGATCTATAAAAAAGAATTACGATTATTTTTTGGAACATATATGGGGCCATTGGTTCTCGGCGGAACTGCATTTTTAAATGCACTTTTTGTGATGATTCTAAACTTTAATGGAACTGCAAATTATGAAATTGCAACTTACATCACTTTCATTTCCTTTATGACAACCATTCTCATCGCCATGGTCATCATATCTATGGGATCGATTGTTGAAGAACGAAACAAAGGAACTTTGGAATTACTTTTTACTTCCCCTGTTACCGATTTGGAAATTGTTTTTGGTAAATTTCTTTTTGGTGTCACGGTTTGTGGAATCATTACCGTTTTTATCAATGGACTTTTTCCATTGTTGTTATATTCATTTTGGAAAGCTCCGTTTTATATGGTAGCATCCGGTAGTGTCGGAGTATTTTTGTTAGGTGTCTTTACTTTTACGATCGGAATGTTTGGATCAAGCCTCGGCAAAAACCAAATGATTTCACTTTTAATTTCGGTTTTGATTATTTTGACACTTTGGGTTGTGGGATATTTTTCACATCTTTTCCAAGCAACAACTAGAAAGGTTCTCTTTCACTTACATATTTTTTCCCACTTTGCTGCTTTTGCGAAAGGTGTAGTTCCTTTGACGGGGATAGTGTTTTTCTTAAGCGGAACATTTTTGTTTTTATATCTTACCGTAAAGGTTCTGGAATCCAGGAGATGGAGGGGGTAG
- a CDS encoding ABC transporter ATP-binding protein: MIQVSNLSKFYGEKRAISGLNFKLEKGEIVGLLGLNGAGKTTTIRILTGYLIPSAGDASIDGKSIFDFPLEAKQKIGYLPETPPLYEDMTITEYLQFVGRIKKIEESKLESEIEKVLSKTNITAVKDKLIGTLSLGFRKRVGIAQAILGDPEIVIMDEPISGLDPKQIVEIRNLIRSLAGDHTVLISSHILTEIYKTCDKFLFLHKGSLKQELSLGRLEEEMNRLAGWEVGLSGKSADELLNFMKSAIGDGDSLSELGTNKEEIQFLVRTTNPKRFKESLFSKALASGIQIESLKKQEVSLEQIFMEKI, encoded by the coding sequence ATGATTCAAGTCAGCAATTTATCAAAATTTTACGGTGAAAAACGAGCCATCTCAGGGCTTAATTTCAAATTAGAAAAAGGCGAAATTGTGGGTCTCTTGGGCCTCAATGGCGCCGGAAAAACCACTACCATCCGAATCCTGACAGGGTATTTGATCCCTAGTGCGGGCGATGCTTCCATAGATGGAAAGTCTATCTTTGACTTTCCTTTGGAAGCAAAACAGAAAATCGGATATCTACCTGAAACTCCTCCTCTCTACGAAGATATGACCATTACAGAGTATCTTCAATTTGTAGGTCGGATCAAAAAAATTGAGGAATCAAAACTTGAATCGGAAATTGAAAAAGTTTTGTCTAAAACCAACATTACGGCAGTTAAAGATAAGTTGATTGGAACTTTGTCTTTAGGATTTCGCAAACGTGTTGGAATTGCACAAGCAATACTTGGTGATCCTGAGATTGTGATTATGGACGAACCAATTTCGGGACTAGATCCAAAACAAATTGTCGAAATTCGAAATTTAATTCGAAGTCTCGCAGGTGATCATACAGTTCTGATTTCTAGTCATATCCTTACTGAAATTTATAAAACTTGTGATAAGTTTTTATTTCTACACAAAGGAAGTTTGAAACAAGAACTTTCACTCGGTAGATTGGAAGAAGAAATGAACCGACTTGCTGGATGGGAAGTTGGTCTTTCTGGTAAGAGTGCCGATGAACTGCTTAATTTTATGAAATCAGCGATTGGTGATGGTGATAGTTTGTCTGAGCTAGGAACCAATAAAGAAGAAATTCAATTTTTAGTGCGAACAACAAATCCAAAACGATTCAAAGAATCTTTGTTCTCTAAGGCTTTAGCTAGTGGAATTCAAATTGAATCTTTGAAAAAACAAGAAGTGTCTTTAGAACAAATTTTTATGGAGAAAATATGA
- a CDS encoding adenosine kinase, whose translation MKHYDVFGVGNALVDIIAFIDPDFLQKQNITKGVMTLVDESRQGQILADLHDEKKELRSGGSAANTMIAIANSGGTCCYTGKVTHDTYGEFYKKDMEDAGVLFETTPDKNGHTGTCVVLTTPDAERTMLTNLAISTSLGPDDIDVENLKKSKFVYVEGYLWDGDSTKKASELSMKVAKENNVKVSFTYSDPFCVNRSRDEFIHLTKEYVDVVFCNSEEGLALSGAKTAEDAVEFISKLCPLVFMTAGKEGAYVAENGKITLVPGFPVKPIDTTGAGDAFAAGVLYGLTQGYSAQKSARWGNYVASRIVCEVGPRLSVRLMGRQDEILTGFKDV comes from the coding sequence ATGAAGCATTACGACGTATTCGGCGTGGGAAACGCCCTGGTAGATATCATTGCCTTTATTGATCCCGATTTTTTACAAAAACAAAATATCACGAAAGGTGTGATGACCCTTGTGGATGAATCAAGACAAGGTCAAATTCTTGCAGACCTTCATGATGAAAAAAAAGAACTTCGCTCTGGTGGCAGTGCTGCCAACACCATGATTGCCATTGCAAATTCAGGTGGAACATGTTGTTATACGGGTAAAGTTACCCATGATACTTACGGCGAATTTTATAAAAAAGATATGGAAGATGCAGGTGTACTTTTTGAAACCACTCCTGATAAAAACGGACATACAGGAACTTGTGTGGTTTTAACTACACCAGATGCTGAAAGAACGATGTTAACCAATCTTGCCATTTCTACTTCACTTGGTCCGGATGATATCGATGTAGAAAATCTTAAAAAAAGCAAATTTGTTTATGTCGAAGGTTATTTATGGGATGGAGATTCTACAAAAAAAGCTAGTGAACTTTCTATGAAAGTTGCAAAGGAAAACAATGTAAAAGTTTCTTTTACATATAGTGATCCATTTTGTGTGAATCGTTCCAGAGATGAATTCATCCATCTAACAAAAGAATACGTTGATGTTGTTTTTTGTAATTCTGAAGAAGGATTGGCTCTTAGTGGAGCAAAAACTGCGGAAGATGCTGTTGAGTTTATATCCAAACTTTGTCCTTTAGTATTTATGACTGCTGGTAAAGAAGGTGCTTACGTTGCTGAAAATGGAAAGATCACACTCGTCCCCGGTTTTCCTGTAAAACCAATTGATACAACGGGAGCAGGTGATGCTTTCGCTGCGGGAGTATTGTATGGACTGACGCAAGGATACTCGGCACAAAAGTCTGCCCGTTGGGGAAATTACGTTGCTTCTCGTATTGTTTGTGAAGTGGGCCCACGTTTGTCAGTGCGCCTTATGGGAAGACAAGACGAAATTTTGACTGGGTTTAAAGACGTTTAA
- a CDS encoding TonB-dependent receptor, which yields MVSYFRLSILLFLCFSSLTLLAQNKETKEVEIRANVENQSKNSNFAKNPTGFQKEIDLTSTNTRYTSLPDVLNREAGVRVRQYGGLGSYSTLSLRGTNPNQTKIYWNGVPINNSMGGEINLADLPFDNLDKIEIYKSGTPAGFSGSAIGGSINLISKSKIDKPITRINLMGGSFKTAKATVTHMDQFSGGSYFVQALQETSDQNFSYLNNKGTVLFNTYDDTIDTRKNAQFRKTGFTGNLSLEFGKTKINILNDYIHRKQGLPGPGNRQTVAVERVFSKLSTAVTTETNEFLFQNLTLETKTYGNFSKDDFFDPKSEFSYGTPNSYTKTNQYGFQLTPTLYLLEYNQVLRTSFQTEQEFFTRYEKRYNHETERKEPKKRRDTLSATFQDEIRLFSNRLFLVPQVRFERFSDRFGKDETSVRNQLLDPLTDVFYVKQAFTNPSFGIKIVWIKKENLEFGTLANISKDFRIPTFLELFGERGSIVGNTKLKPEQSRNGDFGFYLHSKPSNNWKIQSDISIFQKRIYDMILFLPNSQFTLRPENVDQALIRGLETSHNFIWNKGIKFNFNYTYQDAKNYSESPSLNGKYLPLRSKSQGSALLAFFKEYGEIGLEYQYIGANFRDRTNEYLGYLPARQFWNLYIQYIPYKNLETGNELILGFEVRNLTDKRVEDLVGYPLPGRSYYFTGSYRF from the coding sequence ATGGTTTCCTATTTCCGATTATCAATTTTACTTTTTTTATGTTTCTCATCCCTTACGTTACTTGCTCAAAACAAAGAAACAAAAGAAGTTGAGATTAGAGCCAATGTAGAAAACCAATCAAAAAATTCCAATTTTGCCAAAAACCCAACTGGATTTCAGAAAGAAATAGATTTAACATCAACAAACACTCGATATACGAGTTTGCCCGATGTATTAAACCGAGAAGCAGGAGTTCGGGTGAGGCAATACGGTGGACTCGGTTCTTATTCCACTCTCTCATTGCGCGGAACCAATCCCAACCAAACTAAAATCTATTGGAATGGGGTTCCTATTAATAATTCTATGGGAGGTGAAATCAATTTAGCAGATTTACCTTTCGACAATTTAGATAAAATTGAAATTTATAAATCGGGTACTCCCGCAGGATTTTCTGGGTCAGCAATCGGAGGTTCTATCAATCTAATTTCAAAATCAAAAATAGATAAACCGATTACACGAATCAATTTGATGGGAGGAAGTTTTAAAACTGCCAAAGCCACAGTGACCCATATGGATCAGTTTTCAGGTGGATCTTATTTTGTACAGGCTCTCCAGGAAACTTCTGACCAAAACTTTAGTTATCTCAATAACAAAGGAACTGTTTTATTTAATACTTACGATGATACGATTGACACACGTAAGAATGCACAATTTCGAAAAACCGGATTCACGGGAAACCTCTCGCTTGAATTTGGAAAAACAAAAATAAACATTCTAAATGATTACATACACAGAAAACAAGGGTTACCCGGTCCAGGCAATAGACAAACCGTTGCGGTAGAACGAGTTTTTAGTAAACTTTCAACTGCAGTCACTACGGAAACAAACGAATTTCTTTTTCAAAACCTGACTCTTGAAACAAAAACTTATGGTAACTTTTCTAAAGATGATTTTTTCGATCCTAAATCTGAATTTAGTTATGGAACTCCCAACTCATATACAAAAACAAACCAATATGGATTTCAACTCACACCCACATTATATTTATTAGAATACAATCAAGTGCTCCGAACCTCTTTCCAAACGGAGCAAGAATTTTTCACTCGGTACGAAAAAAGATACAATCACGAAACAGAAAGAAAAGAACCGAAAAAACGTAGAGATACTTTAAGTGCTACATTTCAAGACGAAATCAGACTTTTTTCCAACCGACTTTTTTTAGTTCCACAAGTACGATTTGAACGGTTTTCCGACAGATTTGGAAAAGATGAAACAAGTGTTCGTAACCAACTTTTAGACCCACTCACTGATGTATTTTATGTAAAACAAGCTTTCACCAATCCAAGTTTTGGAATTAAAATTGTTTGGATCAAAAAAGAAAATTTAGAATTTGGAACACTTGCAAACATTAGTAAAGACTTTCGCATTCCCACCTTCTTAGAATTATTTGGTGAACGTGGAAGTATCGTTGGGAACACTAAATTAAAACCAGAACAAAGCCGAAACGGTGATTTTGGATTTTATCTCCATTCAAAACCAAGTAACAATTGGAAAATTCAATCCGATATTTCCATTTTTCAAAAAAGAATTTATGATATGATATTGTTTTTACCCAATTCGCAATTCACACTTAGGCCAGAAAACGTAGACCAAGCTCTCATTCGAGGTTTGGAAACTAGTCATAATTTCATTTGGAATAAAGGAATCAAATTTAACTTTAATTATACCTACCAAGATGCAAAAAACTATTCGGAATCTCCATCCCTCAACGGGAAGTATTTACCGCTCCGATCTAAAAGCCAGGGCAGTGCACTCCTCGCATTCTTCAAAGAATATGGAGAAATTGGATTGGAATACCAATACATCGGTGCCAATTTTAGAGACAGAACCAATGAATATCTGGGTTACTTACCAGCCAGACAATTTTGGAACCTCTACATACAATATATACCTTACAAAAACTTAGAAACAGGAAACGAATTGATTTTAGGATTTGAAGTTCGTAATCTAACAGACAAACGGGTTGAGGACTTGGTCGGATATCCATTACCTGGCCGCAGTTATTATTTTACAGGGAGCTACCGATTCTAA
- the gpmI gene encoding 2,3-bisphosphoglycerate-independent phosphoglycerate mutase — protein MLTLKKQSKGPLAKQVLLIILDGVGFTDKGYENGNAVAKADMPVLKGLWKSHPTVLLKAHGTAVGMPSDEDMGNSEVGHNVLGSGRIFDQGAKLVSQSIENGSLFTGPIWKKTVSNCKSNKSTFHFLGLFSDGNVHSHIDHLKALIDHVIKEDIKKIRLHILLDGRDVPEKSALDYLNPFEEYLDSYRNKGIDILIASGGGRMELTMDRYDADWSMVERGWNHHVEGEGRVFATAKEAIETFRKENPSVIDQYLPGFVIGDSNGKPVGKVEDGDSVVFFNFRGDRAIEISRAFTEESLTNFNRKRFPKIEFAGMMQYDGDLFIPKQYLVAPPTIDRTMGEYFANTGVAQYALSETQKYGHVTFFWNGNRSGYFNQTLETYEEVKSDIIPFDQKPEMKAKEITDNLILALTSHKFPFLRVNYANGDMVGHTGNMDATVRSLEYLDVCLDRIKKICDETGTILCITADHGNADEMYQLSKKGTAEISKEGKPVPKTSHTLNPVQFVLYDPSGKIQLNQNIKEKGLANVAATMMDLLGFEAPEGYHPSLINRD, from the coding sequence ATGTTAACTCTAAAAAAACAATCCAAAGGCCCATTAGCCAAACAAGTTTTGCTCATCATCTTAGATGGAGTTGGGTTTACAGATAAAGGATACGAAAATGGTAATGCTGTAGCGAAAGCAGATATGCCTGTATTAAAAGGCCTTTGGAAATCTCACCCTACCGTATTATTAAAAGCACATGGAACTGCGGTGGGAATGCCAAGTGATGAAGATATGGGCAACTCAGAAGTAGGTCATAATGTTTTAGGATCTGGAAGAATTTTTGATCAAGGTGCCAAATTGGTTTCTCAATCGATAGAAAATGGAAGTTTGTTTACTGGACCTATTTGGAAAAAAACTGTTTCCAATTGTAAATCAAATAAGTCCACTTTTCATTTTCTTGGTCTATTTTCTGATGGAAATGTTCACAGTCATATCGACCATCTAAAAGCACTCATCGATCATGTAATTAAGGAAGATATCAAAAAAATACGTCTCCATATTTTGTTAGATGGAAGAGATGTTCCCGAAAAATCTGCGTTAGACTATCTAAACCCTTTTGAAGAATATTTAGATTCCTATAGAAACAAAGGAATCGACATTTTGATTGCATCAGGTGGGGGAAGAATGGAACTCACTATGGATCGATATGATGCTGATTGGTCTATGGTAGAAAGAGGTTGGAATCATCATGTTGAGGGAGAAGGCCGCGTTTTTGCTACTGCGAAGGAAGCCATTGAAACGTTTCGAAAAGAAAACCCATCAGTCATCGACCAATACCTTCCAGGATTTGTGATTGGAGATTCCAATGGAAAACCTGTTGGTAAAGTAGAAGATGGAGACTCCGTTGTGTTCTTTAATTTTCGAGGTGACCGAGCCATTGAAATTTCCAGAGCGTTTACAGAGGAATCATTAACAAATTTCAATCGTAAACGTTTTCCAAAAATTGAATTTGCAGGAATGATGCAATATGATGGAGACCTATTCATCCCCAAACAATACTTAGTTGCTCCACCAACCATTGATCGCACTATGGGAGAATATTTTGCAAATACTGGGGTGGCACAATATGCTCTTTCAGAAACTCAAAAATACGGCCATGTTACTTTTTTTTGGAACGGAAATAGATCTGGTTACTTTAACCAAACTTTAGAAACTTACGAAGAAGTAAAATCAGACATCATTCCTTTTGACCAGAAACCTGAGATGAAAGCAAAAGAAATTACAGACAACCTTATACTTGCTCTCACTTCACACAAATTTCCTTTTTTAAGAGTGAACTATGCAAATGGAGATATGGTAGGTCATACCGGAAATATGGATGCCACTGTTCGAAGTTTAGAATATCTTGATGTTTGTTTGGATCGTATCAAAAAAATCTGCGATGAAACTGGTACAATTTTATGTATCACCGCTGACCATGGGAATGCTGATGAAATGTATCAACTTTCCAAAAAAGGTACTGCTGAAATTTCAAAAGAAGGAAAACCGGTTCCAAAAACAAGCCACACACTCAATCCCGTACAGTTTGTACTATATGATCCTTCGGGAAAAATCCAACTCAACCAAAACATAAAAGAAAAAGGTCTCGCCAATGTCGCAGCAACCATGATGGATCTTTTAGGATTTGAAGCGCCAGAAGGATACCATCCAAGTCTAATCAACAGAGATTAA
- a CDS encoding response regulator, producing MTESTLKHVLIVEDEEDIVEILRIALEFNSNYQISFAKTGPEGLQKAIILQPDLILLDVLMPGMNGMELIEELKIFPETKEIPVAFITSRVLKNEILEYQKRGGIGVIEKPFAPLEIADKIQTLWEDSKKI from the coding sequence ATGACAGAATCAACCTTAAAACATGTATTAATTGTTGAGGATGAAGAAGATATCGTTGAAATTCTTCGTATTGCTTTAGAGTTTAACTCGAATTACCAGATAAGTTTTGCAAAAACTGGACCAGAAGGTCTACAAAAAGCCATCATCCTACAGCCCGACTTAATCTTGTTAGATGTTCTAATGCCTGGTATGAATGGAATGGAACTTATCGAAGAATTAAAAATTTTTCCAGAAACTAAAGAGATTCCTGTAGCTTTTATAACATCTAGGGTTTTAAAAAATGAAATTTTGGAATACCAAAAAAGAGGAGGCATTGGTGTGATCGAAAAACCCTTTGCCCCTCTTGAAATTGCTGATAAAATTCAAACCCTTTGGGAAGATTCGAAAAAAATTTAA